A single region of the Jatrophihabitans sp. GAS493 genome encodes:
- a CDS encoding adenylate kinase: MNVLLIGPPGSGKGTQGERLSKRLGIEHLAAGDILRAEVAAGTELGNRAKEYLQRGALVPDAMVVDLMLPVTIAAAHRGGYLLDGFPRSVDQAIEAKRLAEESDAAADVVVYLDAPSDVLIQRLLRRAEIQGRADDTLEVIENRLRVFELQTRPLIEYYEQRGLLVRFDAQASPEVITDEITAAISGVLEAAAARRAAANKIP, encoded by the coding sequence ATGAACGTTCTTCTCATCGGACCGCCCGGATCGGGCAAAGGGACGCAGGGCGAGCGTCTCTCCAAGCGTCTGGGGATCGAGCATCTGGCGGCCGGTGACATCCTGCGGGCCGAGGTGGCGGCCGGTACCGAACTGGGGAATCGAGCCAAGGAGTACCTGCAGCGGGGCGCGCTGGTCCCCGACGCGATGGTGGTGGATCTGATGCTCCCGGTGACGATCGCGGCGGCCCACCGCGGTGGGTATCTGCTAGATGGATTCCCGCGCTCGGTCGATCAGGCGATCGAGGCGAAGCGATTGGCCGAGGAGTCCGACGCCGCGGCCGATGTGGTCGTCTACCTCGATGCGCCCTCGGACGTGCTGATCCAGCGGCTGCTGCGGCGGGCGGAGATTCAGGGGCGGGCCGACGACACGCTTGAGGTGATCGAGAACCGGCTGCGCGTCTTCGAGCTGCAGACCCGCCCGCTCATCGAGTACTACGAGCAGCGTGGCCTGCTCGTCCGATTCGATGCTCAGGCCAGCCCGGAGGTGATCACCGACGAGATCACGGCGGCGATCAGCGGGGTGCTGGAGGCCGCGGCCGCACGCCGGGCCGCGGCGAACAAAATCCCATAA
- a CDS encoding thioesterase family protein, which yields MNEFATDTAVHLLEPGRYGATITDRWCLPMGNVNGGYLLGVANRALAAALPFTDPVATSASYLRQARPGPAEVHVEVIRSGRRLAVGEARVITEGKEVLRVVATFADLRASADARSVQQLDAPQLPPPLECERLHTDKIPALTIAHRLECRYPALPGWVGGTPTNDARHEFWMRFADGSTADTLALPTLVDAATPPAFEIGVWQSTTVELTTYVRAVPAPGWLSARASTRYLAGGFHEEDFEIWDSQGTLVAQSRQLMLDLG from the coding sequence GTGAACGAATTCGCGACCGATACCGCGGTCCATCTCCTCGAGCCGGGTCGCTACGGCGCGACGATCACCGATCGGTGGTGCCTGCCGATGGGCAACGTCAACGGCGGCTATCTACTCGGGGTCGCGAACCGGGCCCTCGCCGCCGCACTACCGTTCACCGACCCGGTGGCGACCAGTGCCAGTTACCTGCGCCAGGCCCGACCCGGCCCGGCCGAGGTGCACGTCGAGGTGATCCGCAGTGGACGCCGCCTGGCCGTCGGCGAGGCCCGGGTGATCACCGAGGGCAAGGAGGTGCTCCGCGTCGTCGCCACCTTCGCCGACCTGAGGGCCAGCGCGGACGCGCGCTCCGTGCAGCAGCTGGACGCCCCGCAGCTACCGCCCCCGCTGGAGTGCGAGCGCCTGCACACGGACAAGATTCCGGCGCTGACGATCGCCCACCGGCTCGAATGCCGGTACCCGGCGCTGCCGGGCTGGGTCGGCGGAACTCCGACCAACGATGCGCGCCACGAATTCTGGATGCGCTTCGCCGATGGCAGTACGGCCGACACGCTGGCGTTGCCGACGCTGGTCGACGCCGCGACCCCGCCCGCCTTCGAGATCGGTGTCTGGCAGTCGACGACCGTAGAACTGACGACCTATGTCCGGGCCGTGCCCGCCCCCGGCTGGCTCTCGGCACGGGCCAGCACTCGCTATCTGGCCGGAGGGTTTCACGAAGAGGACTTCGAGATATGGGACAGTCAGGGCACATTGGTGGCCCAGTCCCGCCAGCTGATGCTCGACTTGGGTTGA
- a CDS encoding S1C family serine protease, protein MSDDMSAGTPSDNETQEIDQTQAINQAQGVDESHGSEPRATEEPHLITDAPPIETAASEHGTPVQDTAVQYPVYGADVPAAGYGDSYTPPAQYSPPPSYSPSPAYSGPAAYSAPPMPQQQPYADAPYGAYAPYAGPESTYAQPSDYRGASEYPAPLTEEPKAKPARTGRVVLIAAVTAAIVGGGVGAATVAVLDDNSSNSASAGLSVSTATGQNTAKIDGSVTAAAAKIQPSVVTINVTGSQESGTGSGVILRSDGYILTNDHVVSVADNGGSISVVTTDGQTGSATVVGVDAADDLAVVKVTGLKNLTAATFAKSSAVKVGQSVVAVGAPLGLSDTVTSGIVSNTARPVRSGDNDQAVFEAIQTDAAINPGNSGGPLVDLNGNVIGINAAIATANSGGLSIPGQSTESGSIGIGFAIPADEASRIASELITSGKATHAVIGVTVQGAASGSSAQGSSTPTVIGATIQDVTAKGPAAAAGLKSGDVVTGVDSQRIDDADSLIAAIRSHAPGDTVELTYTRGGGAAQTAKVTLGTATT, encoded by the coding sequence ATGAGCGATGACATGAGTGCCGGCACGCCCAGCGACAACGAGACGCAAGAGATCGACCAGACGCAAGCGATCAACCAGGCTCAAGGGGTCGACGAGTCGCACGGCAGCGAACCTCGCGCGACGGAGGAGCCGCACCTCATCACCGATGCGCCGCCCATTGAGACCGCAGCCAGCGAACACGGCACACCGGTGCAGGACACCGCCGTGCAGTACCCGGTCTACGGTGCGGATGTGCCCGCCGCCGGGTACGGCGACTCCTACACTCCCCCGGCTCAGTACTCGCCCCCACCGTCCTACTCGCCCTCACCCGCCTACTCGGGGCCAGCGGCCTACTCGGCACCGCCGATGCCCCAGCAGCAGCCCTACGCCGACGCCCCCTACGGTGCTTACGCGCCGTACGCCGGACCTGAATCCACATACGCCCAACCCAGTGACTACCGTGGCGCGTCGGAGTACCCAGCTCCGCTCACCGAGGAGCCGAAGGCCAAGCCGGCCCGAACCGGCCGCGTGGTACTCATCGCGGCCGTGACCGCGGCGATCGTCGGCGGCGGCGTCGGGGCGGCAACGGTTGCCGTCCTCGACGACAACTCCAGCAACAGCGCCTCCGCCGGGCTGAGCGTCAGCACGGCAACCGGTCAGAACACAGCGAAGATCGACGGCTCCGTGACCGCGGCGGCCGCGAAGATCCAGCCCAGCGTCGTCACCATCAACGTCACCGGCAGCCAGGAGTCAGGCACCGGTTCCGGCGTGATCCTGCGCAGCGACGGCTACATCCTCACCAATGACCACGTCGTCTCGGTCGCCGACAACGGCGGCTCCATCTCCGTCGTCACCACCGACGGGCAGACGGGTTCGGCCACCGTCGTCGGTGTCGACGCCGCCGACGACCTGGCCGTCGTGAAGGTCACCGGTCTGAAGAACCTCACGGCCGCCACCTTCGCCAAGTCATCGGCCGTGAAGGTCGGGCAGAGCGTGGTCGCCGTCGGCGCACCGCTCGGTCTCTCCGACACCGTGACCTCCGGCATCGTCAGCAATACCGCACGACCGGTTCGCTCCGGCGACAACGACCAGGCTGTCTTCGAGGCGATCCAGACCGACGCGGCCATCAACCCGGGCAACTCCGGCGGCCCGCTCGTCGACCTCAACGGAAACGTGATCGGCATCAACGCCGCGATCGCCACCGCCAACTCGGGTGGACTCTCCATCCCCGGCCAGAGCACCGAGTCCGGAAGCATCGGTATCGGCTTCGCCATCCCCGCCGACGAGGCCAGCCGCATCGCCAGTGAGCTCATCACATCGGGGAAGGCCACCCACGCAGTCATCGGAGTCACGGTGCAGGGGGCGGCCAGCGGATCGTCGGCTCAGGGCTCAAGCACCCCGACGGTCATCGGGGCCACGATCCAGGACGTCACGGCCAAGGGGCCGGCCGCCGCGGCCGGGCTCAAATCCGGCGACGTGGTGACCGGTGTCGACTCGCAACGCATCGACGATGCCGACAGTCTGATCGCCGCGATCCGCTCGCACGCGCCCGGTGACACCGTCGAGCTCACCTACACCCGCGGCGGCGGGGCGGCCCAGACGGCCAAGGTCACCCTCGGAACCGCAACGACCTGA
- a CDS encoding DUF6191 domain-containing protein — translation MTQWGLDVLFNPSKRHMDEEKKRLQATRPIIGDASGGKRIDLESGKVRIKSKATASENAADNAAENAAENAAENAVENAVDDAEVEAAPSATDQPTDDRQVNAPADEAERTSAAE, via the coding sequence ATGACTCAGTGGGGCTTGGATGTGCTCTTCAACCCGTCCAAAAGGCACATGGACGAGGAGAAGAAGCGTCTACAGGCGACCCGTCCGATCATCGGCGACGCATCTGGCGGAAAGCGGATCGATCTTGAGTCGGGCAAGGTGCGGATCAAGTCGAAGGCCACCGCATCCGAGAACGCAGCCGACAACGCGGCCGAGAATGCGGCCGAGAATGCGGCCGAGAATGCGGTCGAGAACGCAGTTGACGACGCAGAGGTCGAGGCGGCGCCGAGCGCGACCGACCAGCCCACCGACGACCGTCAGGTGAACGCGCCGGCCGACGAGGCCGAGCGCACCTCCGCCGCAGAGTAG
- a CDS encoding TetR/AcrR family transcriptional regulator, with translation MTNLAPNPSAAGPDRISRRQVDKFAERRAQLAGSALLTLSELGYTRTSLREIAQNSEFSHGVLHYYFKDKLDLITEGVRQYKAVCVLRYDDVVEQSRTADELLAGFGATMAETLRCDAPTHRLWYDLRTQSFFEPGLREDIVAIDAGLERMIWRVVARFGQLAGTPITVSSAVAYGLFDGIFQQALLKYSFGEEDAPEQLQQTVQELLKGLLTRP, from the coding sequence ATGACCAATCTTGCGCCCAATCCATCGGCAGCTGGCCCAGATCGGATATCGCGTCGACAGGTCGACAAGTTCGCGGAGCGGCGGGCCCAACTGGCCGGCTCAGCGCTGCTGACCCTCTCCGAACTCGGGTACACCCGAACCAGCCTGCGCGAGATCGCGCAGAACTCCGAGTTCTCGCATGGGGTCCTGCACTACTACTTCAAGGACAAGCTCGATCTCATCACCGAGGGCGTCCGGCAGTACAAAGCAGTCTGCGTGCTGCGCTACGACGACGTCGTCGAGCAGTCCCGAACGGCTGACGAGCTACTGGCCGGCTTCGGGGCGACGATGGCCGAGACGCTGCGCTGTGACGCGCCGACCCACCGCCTCTGGTATGACCTGCGGACGCAGAGCTTCTTCGAGCCCGGCCTGCGCGAGGACATCGTCGCCATCGACGCCGGCCTGGAGCGGATGATCTGGCGGGTCGTCGCGCGCTTCGGACAGCTCGCGGGCACGCCGATCACGGTCTCCTCGGCCGTCGCGTACGGCCTCTTCGACGGCATCTTCCAGCAGGCTCTGCTGAAGTACTCCTTCGGCGAGGAGGACGCACCTGAACAGCTGCAGCAGACGGTCCAGGAACTGTTGAAGGGTCTGCTGACTCGTCCGTGA
- a CDS encoding 2-hydroxyacid dehydrogenase, with the protein MTVISLPDEDARGHLGPLPSGIQSVVWSGVGDPPPGAAEAAFVVAPYPGAGLDTARFITAVPNVRVLQIFSAGFDNWRGQLPASATLCNGRGIHTSSTAELAVALTLAAVRELPHYVRAQTQGVWDPLDSQELAGKRALIVGYGEIGHAVEQRLAAFEVEVTRVSRRAAAGVHPIEELPALLPRAEVVIVTVPLTDATSGLIDKRFLESMRDGALLVNVARGPVVDTDALVAELSSGRISAALDVVDPEPLPPEHPLWGMPNVLITPHVGGGTAHWSERAYRLAREQLRRFLADEPLLNVVDASGVAGGAIR; encoded by the coding sequence GTGACGGTGATCAGTCTGCCCGACGAGGATGCTCGCGGGCACCTCGGCCCGCTGCCGAGCGGCATCCAATCCGTGGTGTGGAGCGGCGTGGGTGACCCACCACCCGGTGCTGCGGAGGCCGCGTTCGTGGTCGCCCCCTACCCGGGCGCCGGCCTGGACACTGCGCGTTTCATCACCGCCGTCCCGAATGTCCGGGTGCTGCAGATCTTCTCGGCCGGCTTCGACAACTGGCGGGGGCAACTGCCGGCCTCGGCGACGCTCTGCAACGGGCGGGGCATCCACACCAGTTCGACCGCCGAACTGGCCGTCGCCCTGACCCTGGCCGCGGTTCGCGAGCTTCCGCACTATGTGCGAGCGCAGACCCAGGGGGTCTGGGACCCGTTGGATTCGCAGGAACTGGCCGGCAAGCGAGCGCTCATAGTCGGCTACGGCGAGATCGGCCACGCGGTGGAGCAGCGGCTGGCCGCGTTCGAGGTCGAGGTGACCCGGGTCAGCCGGCGCGCCGCCGCTGGGGTGCACCCGATCGAGGAGCTCCCCGCCCTGCTCCCCCGAGCTGAGGTCGTGATCGTGACCGTGCCCCTGACCGATGCCACTTCCGGGCTGATCGACAAGCGATTCCTCGAATCGATGCGCGACGGTGCGCTGCTGGTGAACGTCGCCCGTGGCCCGGTGGTCGACACCGACGCTCTGGTCGCCGAACTGAGCAGCGGGCGCATCAGCGCGGCGCTGGACGTCGTCGACCCCGAGCCCCTACCGCCTGAGCACCCACTGTGGGGCATGCCGAATGTGCTCATCACGCCGCACGTCGGCGGCGGCACCGCCCATTGGAGCGAGCGGGCCTACCGCCTCGCCCGCGAGCAACTGCGCCGCTTTCTGGCGGACGAGCCGCTGCTGAACGTGGTCGACGCCTCCGGCGTAGCCGGCGGGGCGATCCGATGA
- a CDS encoding class I SAM-dependent methyltransferase, which yields MTTFSLDALRRAPDIEAPNLFAVDATDRLLLDTAATAITALAPGQLAIVEDRYGALTLGAAALSGASGIRVHQDPLIAEQALARNASASGLSNRYRNLPLGEELLSDAKVVLLQAPKSLAALREIVELTARYADPSVTLYVGGRVKHLTLTMNQVLAEHFRQVQASLARQKSRLLIASHPIASGRLEAPFSYPERVFQPEIDLWVCASGAAFAGTKLDQGTRFLLQFIDHMLPTAGTAVDLGCGTGILAAMLAVARPDLAVIATDQSAAAVSSAEATVEANGLSDRIRVTRDDAMSELADGGTDLIVCNPPFHIGTSVQPRVAEHLFAGAGRVLRSGGELWTVYNSHLDYRPLLRRHVGPTRLVERNPKFSVTCSLRD from the coding sequence ATGACCACCTTCTCCCTCGACGCGCTGCGACGGGCGCCGGACATCGAGGCGCCAAACCTCTTTGCGGTCGACGCCACCGACCGGTTGCTCCTGGATACCGCGGCCACCGCGATCACCGCCCTCGCCCCTGGCCAGCTGGCCATTGTGGAGGATCGCTACGGCGCGCTGACGCTGGGCGCGGCTGCGCTGAGCGGAGCGTCCGGGATCCGCGTCCACCAGGATCCGTTGATCGCCGAACAGGCACTGGCCCGTAATGCGTCGGCGTCCGGTCTCTCGAACCGCTACCGAAACCTGCCACTGGGCGAGGAGTTGCTCAGCGACGCAAAGGTCGTCCTGCTGCAGGCTCCGAAGAGTCTTGCCGCGCTCCGCGAGATCGTCGAGCTCACCGCCCGCTACGCCGATCCATCGGTGACCCTGTACGTCGGGGGGCGGGTGAAGCACTTGACCCTGACGATGAATCAGGTGCTGGCAGAGCATTTCCGCCAGGTTCAGGCCAGCCTGGCCCGGCAGAAGTCCCGATTGCTCATCGCCTCGCATCCGATCGCCAGTGGCCGGCTCGAGGCTCCCTTCAGCTATCCGGAGCGAGTATTTCAACCCGAGATCGACCTCTGGGTCTGTGCCTCCGGGGCCGCCTTCGCGGGCACCAAGCTCGACCAGGGCACCCGTTTCCTGCTGCAATTCATTGACCATATGCTCCCCACGGCCGGCACCGCGGTCGACCTCGGCTGCGGCACCGGCATTCTCGCCGCGATGCTGGCGGTCGCCCGTCCTGATCTGGCCGTGATCGCGACTGACCAGTCCGCGGCCGCTGTCAGCTCGGCCGAGGCGACGGTCGAGGCGAACGGGCTGAGCGACCGGATCAGGGTGACCCGCGACGACGCGATGTCGGAGCTGGCCGATGGCGGCACCGACCTCATCGTCTGCAATCCGCCCTTCCACATCGGCACATCCGTGCAACCACGGGTGGCTGAGCACCTCTTCGCCGGGGCCGGTCGGGTGCTGCGTTCGGGCGGCGAACTCTGGACGGTCTACAACTCGCACCTGGACTACCGCCCGCTGCTACGGCGGCACGTCGGGCCCACTCGGCTAGTCGAGCGGAACCCGAAGTTCAGCGTGACCTGCTCGCTCCGCGACTGA
- a CDS encoding sigma factor — protein sequence MHSFAVRLTSGGEAEDIVQETLLAAWRLRERVSNRRKGPRALGC from the coding sequence GTGCACTCATTCGCGGTGAGGCTCACCTCCGGCGGCGAGGCCGAGGACATCGTGCAGGAGACGCTGCTCGCCGCGTGGCGCCTGCGCGAGCGTGTTTCGAACCGGAGAAAGGGTCCCCGCGCACTTGGCTGCTGA
- a CDS encoding DUF779 domain-containing protein, with the protein MSDLSRVAVTEEAAQWLRRLTVRHGPLMFHQSGGCCDGSSPMCYPNGDFITSEADVHLADLEIAGLPAPIPFWMSVNQFEYWKHTHLTVDVVKGRGSGFSVEAPEGVRFLIRSRLLTDDETVAFGLA; encoded by the coding sequence ATGAGTGATCTCAGTCGGGTGGCGGTGACGGAGGAGGCGGCGCAGTGGCTGCGCCGCCTCACCGTCCGTCATGGCCCGCTGATGTTCCACCAATCCGGCGGCTGCTGCGACGGCTCCTCACCGATGTGCTACCCGAACGGGGACTTCATCACCAGCGAGGCCGACGTCCATCTGGCCGACCTGGAGATCGCCGGGCTCCCCGCGCCGATCCCGTTCTGGATGTCGGTGAATCAGTTCGAGTACTGGAAGCACACGCACCTCACCGTCGACGTCGTGAAGGGCCGTGGCAGTGGTTTCTCGGTCGAGGCGCCGGAGGGAGTGCGTTTCCTGATCCGGTCCCGGCTACTCACCGACGACGAGACGGTCGCCTTCGGCCTGGCTTGA
- the adh gene encoding aldehyde dehydrogenase, with protein MAIYAAPGQPDSVVTVESRYGNYIGGDWVPPVNGEYFENISPVTGKPFTEIARGTAGDIDLALDAAHGAAGAWGRTTPAERAHILNQIADRIEANLEMLAVAETWDNGKPVRESLAADLPLAVDHFRYFAGCIRAQEGSLSQLDEETVAYHFHEPLGVVGQIIPWNFPILMATWKLAPALAAGNCVVLKPAEQTPWSILKVMELIADLLPAGVLNIVNGFGVEAGKPLASSPRIAKIAFTGETTTGRLIMQYASQNIIPVTLELGGKSPNVFFADVANEQDAFYDKALEGFTLFALNQGEVCTCPSRALVQSSIYDQFMGDAVARTKKIIQGNPLDTDTMLGAQASNDQLEKILSYLDIGKQEGAKVLTGGARAEMSGELAEGYYVQPTIFEGNNSMRIFQEEIFGPVVSVTRFDDEADAMKTANDTLYGLGAGVWSRDGARAFRMGRGIQAGRVWTNCYHVYPAGAAFGGYKASGIGRENHKMMLDHYQQTKNLLVSYSPNALGFF; from the coding sequence ATGGCAATTTACGCAGCACCCGGCCAGCCTGACAGTGTCGTCACCGTCGAGAGTCGCTACGGCAACTACATCGGCGGAGACTGGGTCCCGCCGGTCAACGGGGAGTACTTCGAAAACATCTCGCCGGTCACCGGCAAGCCCTTCACCGAGATCGCCCGCGGCACGGCGGGGGATATCGACCTGGCGCTCGACGCCGCCCACGGAGCCGCCGGAGCCTGGGGACGAACCACGCCGGCCGAGCGGGCCCACATCCTCAATCAAATCGCCGACCGGATCGAGGCCAACCTGGAGATGCTCGCGGTCGCCGAGACCTGGGACAACGGCAAGCCGGTCCGTGAGTCGCTGGCTGCCGACCTCCCGCTCGCCGTCGATCACTTCCGCTACTTCGCCGGCTGCATCCGGGCCCAGGAGGGGAGCCTCTCGCAGCTCGACGAGGAGACGGTGGCCTACCACTTCCACGAGCCGCTCGGCGTGGTCGGGCAGATCATTCCGTGGAACTTCCCGATCCTGATGGCCACCTGGAAGCTCGCCCCGGCCCTCGCGGCCGGCAACTGTGTCGTCCTCAAGCCGGCCGAGCAGACGCCGTGGTCGATCCTCAAGGTGATGGAATTGATCGCCGACCTGCTTCCGGCCGGCGTCCTGAACATCGTCAACGGATTCGGGGTCGAGGCGGGCAAGCCGCTCGCATCATCGCCGCGGATCGCCAAGATCGCCTTCACCGGAGAGACCACCACCGGCCGGCTCATCATGCAGTACGCCAGCCAGAACATCATCCCGGTCACCCTTGAACTCGGCGGCAAGAGCCCGAACGTCTTCTTCGCCGACGTCGCCAACGAGCAGGATGCCTTCTACGACAAGGCGTTGGAGGGCTTCACACTCTTCGCGCTGAACCAGGGCGAGGTCTGCACCTGCCCGTCCCGGGCCCTCGTCCAGTCCTCGATCTACGACCAGTTCATGGGCGACGCCGTGGCCCGCACCAAGAAGATCATCCAGGGAAACCCGCTGGATACCGACACAATGCTCGGCGCCCAGGCCTCCAACGACCAGCTGGAGAAGATCCTCTCCTACCTCGACATCGGCAAGCAGGAGGGGGCGAAAGTGCTCACCGGCGGCGCGCGCGCTGAGATGTCAGGCGAGCTGGCCGAGGGGTACTACGTGCAGCCGACGATCTTCGAGGGGAACAACTCGATGCGGATCTTCCAGGAGGAGATCTTCGGGCCGGTCGTCTCGGTGACGCGCTTCGACGACGAGGCCGACGCGATGAAGACGGCCAACGACACCCTCTACGGCCTCGGTGCCGGAGTCTGGAGTCGAGACGGTGCTCGGGCCTTCCGGATGGGGCGCGGAATTCAGGCCGGTCGGGTCTGGACCAACTGCTACCACGTGTATCCGGCCGGCGCCGCGTTCGGTGGGTACAAGGCGTCGGGCATCGGTCGGGAGAACCACAAGATGATGCTCGATCATTACCAGCAGACGAAGAACCTGCTCGTCTCGTACTCGCCGAACGCCCTCGGGTTCTTTTAA
- a CDS encoding helix-turn-helix domain-containing protein: MSHTDRTLDGLRRAHSAFLETGAVPRWMRSVVAQSWLRSAAAGVDAETNLAPVGLGRDDLETYRSTHQLSLVFPLLYDVLGRAAEDCEAVMAVGDAQGQLLWVCGRPAMLREAERIHFAEGAIWDEVHAGTNAPGTALRLDAAVQIHAGEHFNRLVQPWSCAAAPIHDPQTGAILGIVDVTGGEPIASPQTLGMVRAAARMAEAELARIAAVEASRTQAEAARQSVSFGWSPTSPTSPASPAGPASPTPSAPASNAHRSRVQLRALGRLEADVSVDGASAQLSPRHSEILVLLAEHPEGMTGDQLAVQVYASQTHSSTMRAEMTRLRALLGREVLQSRPYRLLAEAGADWRTVKAHLSAGRVREALALYDGPLLPQSDAPGIVELRESLERQLRASILSAGQPELMVAWTRSRWGADDLQMWQRQAESLPPNSPLRPIALAEAERLECELAAPV; encoded by the coding sequence GTGTCTCACACCGATCGCACCCTGGATGGGCTGCGACGAGCGCATTCGGCGTTCCTGGAGACCGGCGCCGTTCCGCGCTGGATGCGATCAGTCGTCGCGCAGTCGTGGCTGCGGTCGGCGGCGGCCGGCGTCGATGCTGAGACGAACCTGGCTCCGGTCGGCCTCGGACGCGACGATCTGGAGACCTACCGCTCCACCCACCAGCTCTCGCTGGTCTTCCCGCTGCTCTACGACGTGCTCGGACGGGCCGCCGAGGACTGCGAAGCGGTGATGGCGGTCGGCGACGCGCAGGGGCAGCTGCTCTGGGTCTGCGGCCGACCGGCGATGCTGCGCGAAGCGGAGCGGATTCACTTCGCCGAAGGGGCCATCTGGGACGAGGTGCACGCCGGAACCAACGCCCCCGGCACCGCGCTGCGCCTGGACGCGGCGGTTCAGATCCATGCCGGCGAGCATTTCAACCGGCTGGTACAGCCCTGGAGTTGTGCCGCCGCGCCGATCCATGATCCGCAGACCGGGGCGATCCTCGGAATCGTCGACGTCACCGGCGGTGAGCCCATCGCCTCGCCCCAGACGCTGGGCATGGTGCGGGCTGCGGCCCGGATGGCCGAGGCGGAGTTGGCCCGAATCGCGGCTGTAGAGGCCTCCCGGACCCAGGCTGAGGCGGCGCGGCAGAGCGTCTCCTTCGGCTGGAGCCCGACAAGCCCGACAAGCCCGGCAAGCCCGGCAGGCCCGGCGAGCCCGACGCCATCCGCCCCCGCGTCGAACGCCCACCGCAGCAGAGTCCAACTTCGGGCTCTCGGGCGCCTGGAGGCCGATGTCAGCGTGGACGGGGCGAGTGCTCAACTCAGTCCGCGCCACTCGGAGATCCTGGTGTTGCTGGCCGAGCACCCCGAGGGGATGACCGGTGATCAGCTCGCGGTGCAGGTCTACGCCAGCCAGACTCACTCCTCGACGATGCGGGCCGAGATGACCCGGCTGCGAGCACTGCTCGGCCGCGAGGTTCTCCAGTCCCGTCCGTACCGGCTGCTGGCCGAGGCGGGTGCCGACTGGCGAACGGTCAAGGCCCACCTCAGCGCGGGCCGGGTGCGTGAAGCACTGGCGCTCTACGACGGTCCGCTGCTCCCGCAGTCCGACGCGCCGGGCATCGTGGAGCTACGCGAGTCGCTGGAGCGGCAGCTACGGGCGTCGATACTCAGTGCCGGCCAGCCCGAGTTGATGGTGGCCTGGACACGCAGCCGCTGGGGGGCCGACGATCTACAGATGTGGCAGCGGCAGGCCGAATCGCTGCCTCCCAACTCGCCGCTGCGCCCGATCGCGTTGGCCGAGGCCGAGCGCCTGGAGTGCGAGCTGGCCGCCCCGGTCTAG